One bacterium DNA segment encodes these proteins:
- a CDS encoding amidohydrolase family protein has protein sequence MAVQKTITTKNINFSKRESNLSCIKEISSTQNILKELIISKINEKGGFVNAHSHLDRAFTITPETLSLANATLKEKWFLVDSIKRSSTVNQIYDRMSYTVEKMINQNVQAIGTFIDVDEVIGDKSIQAAQMLRDNIGSDIKIKFINQTLKGVIDPQARKWFNLGAEFVDIIGGLPAKDAGHEDEHLDILMETAKKLNKPVHVHVDQFNTAGEKETEQLADKTIEHKMHGRVSAIHCISVGAHKADYRQELYKKMTEAQLNVITCPTAWIDSKRSEELAPIHNSIAPVEEMIPAGINVAIGTDNIADLLKPFTSGNMWTELRFLLESCRYYDIDELVNIATINGLKVLDIR, from the coding sequence ATGGCGGTGCAAAAAACTATAACAACCAAAAACATAAATTTTTCAAAAAGAGAAAGCAATTTGTCATGTATTAAAGAAATCAGCAGCACCCAGAATATTTTAAAAGAATTAATTATATCTAAAATTAACGAAAAAGGCGGATTTGTAAACGCTCATTCCCATTTAGACAGAGCATTCACTATTACACCCGAAACATTGTCCCTGGCTAACGCTACTTTGAAAGAAAAATGGTTTCTTGTGGACTCAATTAAAAGAAGTTCAACGGTCAATCAAATATACGACAGAATGTCTTACACCGTAGAAAAAATGATTAACCAGAACGTACAGGCAATAGGAACATTTATAGATGTCGATGAAGTTATAGGCGACAAATCAATTCAGGCAGCGCAAATGTTGAGAGACAACATAGGCTCTGATATCAAAATAAAATTCATTAATCAGACATTAAAAGGTGTAATCGACCCTCAGGCAAGAAAATGGTTTAATCTTGGGGCTGAATTTGTTGATATTATTGGCGGACTTCCTGCTAAAGATGCCGGACACGAAGATGAACACCTAGATATTCTTATGGAAACTGCAAAAAAGCTTAATAAACCTGTACATGTTCACGTAGATCAGTTTAATACGGCAGGCGAAAAAGAAACCGAGCAACTTGCAGACAAAACTATTGAGCATAAAATGCACGGAAGAGTTTCTGCTATTCATTGTATTTCGGTAGGTGCGCATAAAGCAGACTACAGGCAAGAATTATACAAAAAAATGACGGAAGCGCAATTAAACGTGATAACCTGCCCTACAGCATGGATTGATTCAAAACGCTCAGAAGAACTAGCACCGATTCATAATTCAATAGCCCCCGTAGAAGAAATGATTCCTGCCGGAATCAATGTTGCAATAGGAACAGACAACATAGCCGACTTGCTAAAGCCTTTTACAAGCGGAAATATGTGGACAGAATTAAGATTTCTTCTTGAAAGCTGCCGTTATTACGATATTGATGAACTTGTAAATATTGCAACAATCAACGGGTTAAAAGTTCTTGATATTCGTTAA